One genomic region from Rosa rugosa chromosome 1, drRosRugo1.1, whole genome shotgun sequence encodes:
- the LOC133732987 gene encoding putative glycine--tRNA ligase, cytoplasmic, with the protein MFPRDEQKPGQSARLISLGEVVDSKIVENETLGYFIGRVYIFLTRLGIDKNRLRFRQHLAKEMTHYAADCWDAEIETSCGWIECVGIADRSAYDLKAHSGKSRLEAHEHLSEPRV; encoded by the exons ATGTTCCCAAGGGATGAACAAAAGCCCGGCCAATCTGCAAGATTAATCTCACTGGGTGAAGTAGTGGATTCTAAG ATTGTGGAGAATGAAACTCTTGGCTACTTCATCGGGAGAGTATATATCTTCCTCACTCGTCTGGGTATAGACAAGAACCGTTTGAGGTTCAGGCAACACCTTGCTAAAGAAATGACTCACTATGCTGCTGACTGCTGGGATGCTGAGATTGAGACTTCCTGTGGCTGGATTGAGTGCGTCGGTATTGCAGATAGATCTGCATATGACTTGAAGGCTCATTCG GGGAAAAGTCGTCTTGAGGCACATGAACACCTTTCAGAACCAagagtgtaa